From a single Plutella xylostella chromosome 5, ilPluXylo3.1, whole genome shotgun sequence genomic region:
- the LOC119692426 gene encoding uncharacterized protein LOC119692426 isoform X2 has product MHRVSAILIVISCACCEALANEDSEVGEARGKKKYALLIHASAVLAGLAGLFKIFVGIAFVLTSMKAMVLMAWVLSIFKYAPDLWPAYSSHYGHVDRIANQATDKSNILSSMLNYFSSRN; this is encoded by the exons atgcaCCGAgtgtccgccattttgattgtTATATCGTGCGCTTGTTGTGAAGCATTAGCGAATGAAGACAGTGAAGTGGGCGAGGCTAGAGGGAAGAAAAAGTACGCtttactaa TTCACGCGTCGGCCGTGTTGGCCGGGCTCGCTGGCTTGTTCAAGATATTCGTAGGCATAGCCTTCGTGTTAACCTCCATGAAAGCTATGGTCCTGATGGCCTGGGTGCTGAGCATCTTCAAGTACGCACCCGATCTCTGGCCAGCCTACAGCAGCCACTACGGACATGTCGACAGAATCGCGAACCAAGCCACGGACAAAAGCAATATACTCAGCTCAATGTTAAACTACTTCAGTAGCAGGAATTAA
- the LOC119692426 gene encoding uncharacterized protein LOC119692426 isoform X1, whose amino-acid sequence MHRVSAILIVISCACCEALANEDSEVGEARGKKKYALLIHFAWVLATKLFVLKLVYGGIFFALVTKAWHFIIWFTHYLKSKKHHHHHEHVEYVDHQPYFEDHGWAGQQYGGPAGPGANYPYRKQYDADGSYSVKSG is encoded by the exons atgcaCCGAgtgtccgccattttgattgtTATATCGTGCGCTTGTTGTGAAGCATTAGCGAATGAAGACAGTGAAGTGGGCGAGGCTAGAGGGAAGAAAAAGTACGCtttactaa TCCACTTCGCGTGGGTGCTCGCCACCAAACTCTTCGTACTGAAGCTGGTATACGGCGGAATATTCTTCGCTCTGGTGACGAAAGCGTGGCACTTCATCATCTGGTTCACCCACTACCTGAAGAGCAAGaagcatcatcatcaccacgaGCATGTGGAGTACGTGGACCACCAGCCTTACTTCGAGGACCACGGCTGGGCTGGCCAGCAGTATGGTGGTCCAGCTGGGCCGGGAGCCAACTATCCGTATAGGAAACAATATGATGCTGATGGGTCGTATTCTGTTAAAAGTGGATAG
- the LOC119692426 gene encoding uncharacterized protein LOC119692426 isoform X3, producing MLVHFAWVLATKLFVLKLVYGGIFFALVTKAWHFIIWFTHYLKSKKHHHHHEHVEYVDHQPYFEDHGWAGQQYGGPAGPGANYPYRKQYDADGSYSVKSG from the exons ATGCTAG TCCACTTCGCGTGGGTGCTCGCCACCAAACTCTTCGTACTGAAGCTGGTATACGGCGGAATATTCTTCGCTCTGGTGACGAAAGCGTGGCACTTCATCATCTGGTTCACCCACTACCTGAAGAGCAAGaagcatcatcatcaccacgaGCATGTGGAGTACGTGGACCACCAGCCTTACTTCGAGGACCACGGCTGGGCTGGCCAGCAGTATGGTGGTCCAGCTGGGCCGGGAGCCAACTATCCGTATAGGAAACAATATGATGCTGATGGGTCGTATTCTGTTAAAAGTGGATAG
- the LOC105386411 gene encoding uncharacterized protein LOC105386411, with amino-acid sequence MMNTRAKTSRNTTPTAEGRAVETREREGTTNNSPAESASTATTDATRSTEATGTTGTSGTTGTSGTTGTSGTTGTSGATGTSRTSRNSAKSTAKLDEPASKQSTSNKPMEREMTAPTHHEKRAGSEHTVVPRRRPTSHASTSKTIRRRKEIEQMIEIKRQEAKKAQAEQELAKMRLELIHLESETDLSDLEEDNDEPHGQAGRSSHIDKWVEESTAKRFTSLPTSHVEAHTSARRHEGERLEYGRYCEQAPHMSEPPRLYNGKPTAPHTRATPYDGQVHHHQPPPIAPRYMSELHTFTGEPSDWIAFRATYRDTEMYFSEIENIARLRKAIQGKAKEAVRSMLFNDTNPKLIIDTLQRRFGQPLRLIRSELEIIEKMKPLSDDARNLAHFAGVVANVVNTIQLTKRTHMLHSEDIYEKILSKMSIMIRFKWFEYKAAEEAREWPVLLALTSFLNRTADQFEACEFESRPYIKKEREPLRNRMKNKVHMTRADNYEEEISDSSAESENESIIDDDEEYHQVMLTSRKDNQECPACSDKHALKSCKKFMKLPLEEKWEVAKKAYVCFRCLSSTHRGFNCRAKPCGKNGCRGSHHRLLHRDKEGEKESTEPKDTQPTNTPQQAKDKQTHSVNTLCTMKGYLKIVPLKLYGPKNTTEVYALLDEGATITLIEEEVADCIGATGPKEGLCIEGIGGHRMNEPDSRRLKLKIQGRYARNIEKMNAYTISKLSISSQMVPHTLIEDSPHLSDIADVITYDNVRPRIVIGQDNWHLIISQDVKSGDRNKPVASLTRLGWTLHGCATFSTRPVIAVNHIRTTREDKMDELIKHHFSIESLGVTPKTPSNDPEKKANEILEATCRRLPEGRLEAGLLWRTPNETMPNNRENAMKRLIGIEKRLKKDEKLKCEYEKQIRNLLDSDYAEPVPGPSTSSRTWYLPHFAVVHPQKGKVRLVFDAAARSGRKCLNDALLTGPDLLQSLFGVLLRFREGPIAVVSDIKEMFLRIQVCEQDRDSLRFLWREKDSEKPKEYRMKSLIFGAASSPCTAIYAKNRNAADFKEKYPEAVQAIERNHYMDDYLQSFQSEETAKRVISEVDYIHKQGGFLLRGWASNRPQILEQFPEDVRNNGSIDLGKDSEQVEKTLGLRWNVSSDQLNFTLNLRNTPSDAIEGTRPPTKREATSAVMSVFDPLGLASPITVQGRAMLQDVCRTGIGWDECTTTKLTEGEIHVFCDASEKAYATAIYWRAIHPDGHVEVKLLSGKSRVAPLKPVSIPRLELQAALLGCRLAATVTKETDLTINKSTYWTDSRTVLAWIKSDPRTFKPFVAHRLAEIEDHTKPTQWRWIPTAQNVADDATRNAPSHFDIQHRWFTGPPFLYCDESEWPEDKSSPNIPTTGEEKPNCALHVINTEEQLIKPEKFSKFTRLLRATARVFQAVDIFKKLIESRKNQIQVTKKITQDTTWRIKKTAKTIPRKIVPTQQRSTINYVILTQEYLNKAEKYLIRKIQDDCFKSEKHHLKNNTKIPKSSKLKNLTLTLKTEDDIIYLSTRVGAAPYLPHDYKNPAVLDGSHYVTLLLIEEKHRQLHHGNHQTVMNEIRQRYYVTKLRNSVKKITRECLTCKIRRQKPQSAPLGDLPKERLNSYQRPFTCTAVDYFGPMTVTVGRRHEKRWGALFTCLTTRAIHLELANSLSTDSMILALRRMAARRSTPATIYSDNGTNFVGANKELQEQLKSLSQTDLVRETENYGITWKFIPPGAPHMGGAWERLVRSVKTALAATLNERSPKEEVLHTLLLEVEHVVNSRPLTEISLDPDAEEALTPNHFLIGKSCGLPTLGTFHNSSLVGTATWKTCQLLADHFWARWTKEYLPTLLPRRHPGRPYTNPKVGDIVLIVDSSLPRGTWPRGEIVATHPGPDGTVRIVDVRTKHGILRRPATRLIILTTTAPPDMTSASCRQNLQPVTT; translated from the exons ATGATGAACACACGAGCGAAGACCAGTCGGAACACGACCCCCACCGCTGAAGGGAGAGCCGTCGAAACTCGCGAGAGAGAAGGCACAACGAACAACTCGCCGGCAGAGTCAGCATCGACAGCAACAACCGACGCCACCAGATCCACGGAGGCCACCGGCACCACGGGCACGTCCGGCACCACGGGCACGTCTGGCACCACGGGCACGTCCGGTACCACGGGCACGTCCGGGGCAACGGGAACCTCAAGAACGTCAAGAAACTCAGCCAAGTCGACTGCCAAACTCGACGAGCCGGCCAGCAAGCAAAGTACCAGCAACAAGCCAATGGAGAGAGAGATGACTGCACCGACCCATCACGAGAAGAGGGCCGGGTCAGAGCACACTGTGGTACCTCGAAGGAGGCCAACGTCGCACGCCTCGACATCGAAGACAATAAGAAGAAGGAAGGAAATCGAACAGATGATCGAGATCAAGCGACAAGAAGCGAAGAAGGCGCAAGCTGAACAGGAGCTAGCCAAGATGAGGCTGGAGCTGATTCACCTGGAATCCGAGACAGATCTGAGCGACCTGGAGGAGGACAACGACGAGCCTCATGGCCAGGCCGGACGATCGAGCCATATTGACAAATGGGTCGAGGAATCAACAGCGAAGCGCTTCACTTCACTTCCAACATCACACGTGGAAGCTCACACATCGGCAAGACGACACGAGGGGGAGCGACTGGAGTACGGAAGATACTGTGAACAGGCACCCCACATGTCAGAACCGCCACGTCTCTACAACGGCAAACCTACGGCGCCGCACACACGCGCCACCCCATATGATGGAcaagttcatcatcatcagccgccGCCGATCGCACCCCGGTACATGAGTGAGCTGCATACATTCACCGGGGAGCCGAGCGACTGGATCGCATTCAGAGCGACATACAGAGATACAGAGATGTACTTCAGCGAGATTGAGAACATCGCAAGGCTCAGAAAAGCCATACAAGGAAAAGCTAAAGAAGCAGTACGTTCGATGTTATTCAACGATACAAATCCGAAGCTTATCATCGACACATTACAACGAAGATTCGGTCAACCACTACGACTGATAAGAAGCGAACTAGAAATCATCGAGAAAATGAAGCCGCTGTCTGACGACGCTCGCAACCTCGCTCACTTCGCCGGGGTCGTAGCCAACGTGGTGAACACCATCCAACTCACGAAGCGCACACACATGCTACACTCTGAAGACATATATGAGAAGATATTATCGAAGATGAGCATCATGATCAGATTCAAGTGGTTTGAATATAAAGCCGCAGAAGAAGCACGAGAATGGCCAGTATTACTCGCGCTCACGTCTTTCCTGAACCGGACCGCCGATCAATTCGAAGCCTGCGAGTTCGAGAGCCGACCATACATCAAGAAGGAGAGAGAACCACTGCGCAACCGCATGAAGAACAAAGTGCACATGACAAGAGCGGACAACTATGAAGAAGAAATAAGCGACAGCAGTGCCGAGTCCGAGAACGAGTCGATCATCGACGACGATGAAGAATACCACCAAGTTATGTTGACCTCTCGGAAGGACAATCAAGAGTGCCCAGCCTGCAGTGACAAACACGCTCTGAAATCATGCAAGAAATTTATGAAGCTACCACTGGAAGAAAAATGGGAGGTTGCCAAGAAGGCATACGTGTGTTTTCGATGCCTGAGCTCCACACACCGGGGTTTCAACTGCCGCGCGAAACCATGTGGAAAAAACGGGTGCAGAGGATCACATCACAGGCTCCTCCACCGAGACAAGGAAGGCGAGAAGGAGTCGACCGAGCCTAAAGACACACAACCCACGAATACACCACAGCAAGCTAAAGACAAGCAGACGCACTCAGTGAACACCCTGTGCACCATGAAAGGATACCTCAAGATAGTGCCGCTGAAGTTATACGGCCCGAAGAATACTACTGAAGTCTACGCCCTGCTGGATGAAGGAGCCACCATCACACTCATAGAGGAAGAAGTGGCCGACTGCATCGGAGCCACCGGTCCAAAGGAAGGTCTATGCATAGAAGGCATCGGCGGACATCGAATGAACGAGCCCGACTCAAGGCGACTGAAACTGAAGATTCAAGGAAGATACGCACGAaacattgaaaaaatgaatGCCTACACGATTTCGAAGCTGAGCATTTCGTCACAAATGGTGCCACACACACTAATAGAAGACAGTCCGCACCTGTCCGACATCGCCGACGTGATTACCTACGACAACGTGCGGCCGAGAATAGTGATTGGACAAGACAACTGGCATCTAATCATATCACAAGACGTGAAATCCGGAGACCGAAACAAACCTGTAGCCTCACTCACAAGACTAGGCTGGACATTACACGGTTGTGCAACATTCAGCACAAGACCAGTGATAGCCGTGAACCACATACGAACAACTCGCGAAGACAAGATGGACGAGCTAATCAAACATCACTTCAGCATCGAGTCTCTAGGCGTAACTCCCAAAACGCCTTCAAATGACCCCGAGAAGAAAGCCAACGAGATACTGGAAGCAACATGCCGACGACTACCCGAAGGCCGACTCGAAGCAGGTCTATTATGGAGAACTCCGAATGAAACTATGCCAAACAACCGCGAAAATGCAATGAAGCGACTAATCGGTATAGAAAAACGACTGAAGAAAGATGAGAAGCTGAAATGCGAGTATGAGAAGCAAATAAGAAACTTACTCGACAGTGACTACGCTGAACCAGTACCTGGACCGTCTACATCATCGAGAACCTGGTACTTACCTCATTTTGCCGTCGTGCATCCCCAGAAAGGCAAGGTTCGCCTGGTGTTCGACGCAGCCGCAAGAAGTGGCAGAAAATGTCTAAATGACGCGCTACTGACTGGACCCGACCTACTGCAATCATTATTCGGAGTACTACTGCGATTCAGAGAGGGACCGATAGCAGTCGTGAGTGACATCAAGGAAATGTTCCTCCGCATTCAAGTGTGCGAGCAAGACAGAGATAGTCTCAGATTCCTGTGGAGAGAAAAGGACAGCGAGAAGCCGAAAGAATATCGAATGAAATCACTCATATTCGGCGCAGCATCGTCACCGTGCACCGCAATATATGCAAAAAATCGCAACGCAGCCGACTTCAAAGAAAAATACCCAGAGGCGGTACAAGCCATAGAACGCAACCACTACATGGACGACTACCTACAAAGTTTTCAGTCTGAAGAAACCGCGAAACGTGTCATCTCAGAAGTCGACTACATACACAAACAAGGCGGATTTCTACTCAGAGGATGGGCTAGCAACAGGCCACAGATATTAGAACAGTTCCCCGAAGACGTGCGAAACAACGGTTCTATCGACCTGGGAAAAGATAGCGAACAAGTCGAGAAAACACTGGGACTCCGATGGAACGTGTCTTCAGATCAACTCAACTTCACGCTGAACCTGCGAAACACACCGTCTGACGCCATAGAGGGCACGAGACCGCCAACGAAACGCGAGGCAACAAGCGCAGTAATGTCCGTGTTCGACCCGCTCGGGCTGGCCTCGCCGATAACTGTACAAGGAAGAGCTATGCTACAAGATGTATGCCGCACGGGCATCGGATGGGACGA ATGCACTACAACGAAGCTAACTGAAGGCGAAATTCACGTATTCTGCGACGCGAGTGAAAAGGCATATGCAACAGCAATATACTGGCGAGCAATACACCCCGATGGTCACGTCGAAGTAAAGCTGTTGTCAGGAAAGTCACGGGTGGCACCACTCAAGCCCGTGTCTATCCCACGCTTAGAACTGCAAGCCGCACTACTGGGCTGCCGCCTAGCCGCCACAGTAACAAAGGAAACGGACTTAACAATAAACAAGTCTACCTACTGGACCGACTCGAGAACTGTCCTCGCATGGATAAAGTCGGACCCGAGAACATTCAAGCCCTTCGTCGCACACCGACTAGCCGAAATTGAAGATCACACGAAGCCAACTCAGTGGAGATGGATACCTACTGCTCAGAATGTCGCAGACGACGCTACACGAAACGCGCCCTCTCACTTCGACATACAACACAGATGGTTCACAGGCCCACCGTTCCTCTACTGTGATGAATCAGAATGGCCAGAAGACAAGAGCTCTCCCAACATACCAACTACCGGTGAAGAAAAACCAAACTGCGCCCTGCACGTCATCAACACTGAAGAACAGCTCATCAAACCTGAAAAGTTTTCAAAATTCACGCGACTGCTACGAGCGACCGCCCGCGTGTTTCAAGCCGTCGACATATTCAAGAAACTAATTGAATCAAGAAAAAATCAAATTCAAGTAACTAAGAAAATTACACAAGATACCACTTGGCGTATCAAGAAGACTGCCAAAACCATCCCGCGCAAAATTGTTCCTACTCAACAACGGAGCACAATAAATTACGTGATACTCACGCAAGAATACCTAAACAAAGCTGAAAAATACCTAATCCGCAAGATACAAGACGACTGCTTCAAGAGCGAAAAACATCACCTGAAAAATAACACCAAAATACCTAAAAGCTCAAAACTGAAAAACCTGACGCTCACGCTGAAAACTGAAGAcgacataatatacctatcaaCGAGAGTCGGCGCCGCTCCATACCTACCTCACGACTACAAGAACCCCGCCGTGCTCGATGGAAGTCACTACGTCACGCTCCTACTCATCGAAGAGAAACACCGACAACTTCACCATGGCAACCATCAAACAGTCATGAATGAGATAAGACAACGATACTACGTGACGAAATTACGTAACTCCGTGAAGAAGATAACAAGAGAATGCCTAACGTGCAAAATACGCCGACAGAAACCACAGAGTGCTCCCCTGGGCGACCTACCTAAAGAAAGACTTAATAGTTATCAACGGCCCTTCACATGTACCGCCGTGGACTACTTTGGCCCAATGACTGTGACAGTTGGAAGACGTCACGAAAAACGCTGGGGCGCATTATTCACATGCCTGACTACGCGTGCAATCCATCTAGAGTTGGCCAACTCACTCTCAACCGACTCTATGATACTGGCGCTGAGGCGAATGGCTGCCCGCAGATCGACCCCTGCAACAATATACAGCGACAACGGAACTAACTTTGTGGGTGCGAACAAAGAACTTCAAGAACAGCTGAAAAGTCTATCACAAACAGACTTAGTACGAGAAACTGAAAACTACGGAATCACGTGGAAATTCATCCCTCCCGGGGCCCCACACATGGGCGGAGCCTGGGAACGCCTCGTACGCTCCGTGAAGACAGCACTAGCAGCAACTCTGAATGAAAGATCGCCCAAAGAAGAGGTGCTTCACACATTACTCCTGGAAGTCGAACATGTGGTAAACTCAAGGCCACTCACTGAAATAAGTCTAGACCCAGACGCAGAGGAAGCACTAACACCTAACCACTTTCTGATTGGAAAGTCATGTGGTCTGCCGACACTGGGAACGTTTCACAATAGTTCTCTTGTTGGTACTGCGACGTGGAAGACCTGCCAACTCCTAGCGGATCACTTCTGGGCACGATGGACGAaggagtacctacctacactgcTGCCACGCCGCCACCCAGGCCGACCTTACACTAACCCAAAGGTCGGTGACATCGTACTAATCGTGGACTCTTCACTACCACGTGGTACGTGGCCTAGAGGCGAGATCGTCGCGACACACCCTGGACCAGACGGCACAGTAAGAATCGTCGACGTGAGAACCAAGCACGGCATCCTGCGAAGACCTGCAACGAGGCTGATCATCCTGACGACCACAGCACCGCCCGATATGACTTCAGCATCCTGCCGCCAGAACCTGCAACCGGTTACTACGTAA
- the LOC105393355 gene encoding alpha-crystallin B chain: protein MSLKYTAILALGLLAAASCEDVKLRRRQGDKGGAEQHPLAAIEQQLTQTLAHHYLWPWRQLFEAAAALDDDSWDEPQVVSDDNKFEVSLNVKRFKPDELRVRVKNRHMLVEGKQKLTADTHKFALNHFVQNFVLPAGTVQDEVTAVLKENGVLTVSAPKHKVPPPPPEREVPIVVLLPETTTAKEVVTASTEKKEEVTEAADSSSTAAPLEQLEPESTTHVGKIRKKELKTSVKTTKDNEVSKGIRDGNELDYALIEPDTE, encoded by the coding sequence ATGAGCCTAAAGTACACTGCGATTCTCGCGCTCGGCCTCCTGGCAGCCGCGTCCTGTGAGGATGTGAAGCTGCGGAGGCGACAGGGGGACAAGGGGGGAGCAGAGCAGCACCCACTGGCGGCCATCGAGCAGCAGCTGACACAGACCCTGGCGCACCACTACCTGTGGCCCTGGAGGCAGCTGTTCgaggccgccgccgcgctggaCGACGACTCCTGGGACGAGCCGCAGGTCGTCAGCGACGACAACAAGTTCGAAGTCAGCCTCAACGTCAAGCGGTTCAAGCCTGACGAGCTGAGGGTCCGCGTCAAGAACCGCCACATGCTAGTGGAGGGGAAGCAGAAGCTCACAGCTGATACCCACAAGTTCGCGCTGAACCACTTCGTGCAGAACTTCGTGCTGCCCGCGGGCACCGTGCAGGACGAGGTCACCGCCGTGCTGAAGGAGAACGGAGTGCTCACCGTGTCCGCGCCCAAGCACAAGgtgcctccgccgccgcccgagAGGGAGGTGCCCATTGTTGTGCTGCTGCCGGAGACCACCACCGCGAAGGAAGTGGTGACAGCATCCACGGAGAAGAAGGAAGAGGTGACGGAGGCGGCAGACTCCTCGAGCACGGCGGCGCCGCTGGAGCAGCTCGAGCCGGAGAGCACCACACACGTCGGCAAGATCAGGAAGAAGGAGCTCAAGACCAGCGTGAAGACCACCAAAGATAACGAAGTCTCCAAGGGAATCCGGGACGGCAACGAGCTAGATTACGCCCTAATAGAACCGGACACGGAATAG